The genomic window GTGGAATTGCTATATCCTGGTTAATAAGAGTTATCAATTCGTAAAAAACATCTACAATTTTAATAGCAGCCTTGCATCAGTAAGTGAGCAATTTCACGGTGACAGTATGTGGTTAGTTCAGCTACGACGTTTTTTGCCTGTTTGCCGTGATATTGGTGTTGATGTTGAGATGTAATCCAATAAGGGCGACCAATTAACACAGCAACTCGACGATAAATTACCAGGGGATGCCAACCAGATTGATTAAATAAAGGTTCAGAAGGGTCGAATAGACTTAACAATCGCAAGGGGAAAGCGGCTGTGTTCACCTCCTCTATAGAGGCGATCGCAATTGGTAAGACTCCTAAATCTGGTATATCAGAACGTAACGCCAAATGAGCAAACCCGCGACGAAATTCACCTACTTGATGGGGTTCGGTGTATTTCACCATTGGATTAGCACCTTCAGGAAACACTCCCACCATCTGTTTTCTTCGTAATAGTTGCTGGGACTGCACAAAAAAGCTTTGCTGTCGCTGTTGGTTTTCTTCTAGAGGAAAACAACCTAATTGTCCTGTGACAATCTCTCGCAAAATCGGTACTTGTCCCATGTAGTGATGGCAAGCAAAGCGAATCGGACTTTCTAAAGCTGCCATTAAAATCAGGGCATCCATAAAACTGCGATGATTGCTCACTACTAACAAACTAGCATCTTGGGGAATGCGATCCTCGTAATAACGAAACATATTTGTTGAGAGTGTAGCCAAGAATGATTGAGAAATGTCTAGAGGTCTATTTAGACTCATAGCTAATCTGTATATTTTCCGTAAAATATCGCAGTTTATCTTGACTTAATTTTTACATTTCTTTACTATTCTCATGACTGTCTTAAGGTAGAAATGTTTTATAAGCAGAAGCGAGCAAATATGAATTATTGGGTAGTTTACATTACCTATAACTATAGATGTAATAAGAAAAATCACCTGGATTTGTAGTAGTTAATTTCCCGTTTATATAAATAACAAAATCATGCTTAATGTCGTAAATTTGCTAATATAAAGTTGTTGTTGGAAAAAAGTACACCAATGTTATATAATTGCTTGGCTTTGCTTTTAGAATTAAAAGATTAAACGTTTTAATAATTTGATTTTTATTTTGCATGAATATAGTGAATAAAACAGAAAAGACATTTGCATTAACAACCCCCTTATATTATGTAAACGATGTACCGCACGTAGGTAGTGCTTATACAACAATGGCAGCAGATACGCTGGCGCGGTTTTATCGGTTGCAAGGAAGGCAAGTATTACTAATTACAGGTACAGACGAACACGGGCAAAAAATTCAGCGATCGGCAGAGAGTTTAGGTAAAGCACCACAAGAGTTTTGCGATCAAATATCGGCTAGTT from Nostoc sp. UHCC 0870 includes these protein-coding regions:
- a CDS encoding lysophospholipid acyltransferase family protein, producing the protein MSLNRPLDISQSFLATLSTNMFRYYEDRIPQDASLLVVSNHRSFMDALILMAALESPIRFACHHYMGQVPILREIVTGQLGCFPLEENQQRQQSFFVQSQQLLRRKQMVGVFPEGANPMVKYTEPHQVGEFRRGFAHLALRSDIPDLGVLPIAIASIEEVNTAAFPLRLLSLFDPSEPLFNQSGWHPLVIYRRVAVLIGRPYWITSQHQHQYHGKQAKNVVAELTTYCHREIAHLLMQGCY